In Bordetella holmesii ATCC 51541, the following proteins share a genomic window:
- a CDS encoding transposase family protein: protein MLDRKTIERLGGWEGYRVERVVWPEGESRTVTIYLKPSARTMHCEHCGNRCRQVHETTTRRVRDLPLMALRVTLVVPRRRVWCEQCGGPHLERLSWLGRYQRVTDRLAEAVSQLLESSNILAVARFFQLGWHTVKALDKALLRRAIQEPDWSQIHYLAMDEFALHKGHRYATVVVDPIRRQVLWIGDGRSRETARAFFEQLPTGVAQQIRAVAIDMTTAYELEIQANCPNAEIVYDLFHVVAKYGREVIDRVRVDQANQLRHDKPARRVIKSSRWLLLRNRKNLDPCQSVKLDELLQANQPLLTAYLMRDELKQLWFYQHPGYARQAWDHWLQQAQGSGIAALAHFALKLKAYLHGILSRCRHRLNTSIVEGINNTIKVIKRRAYGYRDQEYFFLKIRSAFPGIPR, encoded by the coding sequence ATGCTGGACCGCAAGACGATCGAGAGGTTGGGTGGGTGGGAAGGTTATCGGGTGGAGCGGGTCGTGTGGCCTGAAGGTGAGAGCCGGACGGTCACGATTTACCTGAAGCCTTCAGCGCGAACGATGCACTGCGAGCACTGCGGCAACCGATGTCGGCAGGTGCATGAGACGACCACGCGCCGGGTGCGGGATCTGCCGCTAATGGCGCTGCGAGTGACGCTGGTAGTGCCGCGTCGGCGGGTCTGGTGCGAGCAGTGCGGTGGACCGCATCTGGAGAGGCTGAGCTGGCTGGGCCGTTACCAGCGAGTGACCGACCGGCTGGCCGAGGCGGTCAGCCAGTTGCTTGAGTCCAGCAACATTCTGGCCGTGGCGCGCTTCTTCCAACTGGGTTGGCACACGGTCAAGGCGCTGGACAAGGCCCTGCTGCGACGGGCGATCCAAGAGCCGGACTGGAGCCAGATCCACTACCTAGCGATGGACGAGTTCGCTCTACACAAGGGCCATCGTTATGCCACGGTCGTTGTCGATCCGATCCGCCGTCAGGTGCTATGGATCGGTGATGGCCGCTCGCGCGAGACGGCCAGAGCCTTCTTCGAACAACTGCCAACTGGGGTTGCCCAGCAGATCCGGGCCGTAGCGATCGACATGACGACGGCCTATGAGCTGGAGATCCAGGCCAACTGCCCCAACGCCGAGATCGTCTACGACCTGTTCCACGTCGTGGCCAAGTACGGCCGTGAAGTGATAGACCGGGTGCGTGTAGACCAAGCGAACCAGTTGCGGCACGACAAGCCGGCCCGCCGGGTGATCAAGTCCAGTCGCTGGCTACTGCTGCGCAATCGCAAAAACCTCGATCCGTGCCAATCGGTAAAGTTGGACGAGTTGCTCCAGGCCAACCAGCCCTTGCTCACCGCTTATCTGATGCGCGATGAGCTCAAACAGCTGTGGTTCTACCAACACCCCGGCTACGCCCGCCAGGCATGGGATCACTGGCTGCAACAGGCTCAGGGCAGCGGCATCGCCGCCTTGGCTCACTTCGCGCTCAAGCTAAAAGCCTATCTGCACGGGATTCTGTCTCGCTGTCGCCACCGGCTCAACACCAGCATCGTCGAGGGCATCAACAACACCATCAAAGTCATCAAGCGCCGCGCCTACGGCTACCGCGATCAGGAGTACTTCTTCCTCAAGATCCGGTCTGCATTCCCCGGTATTCCTCGATGA
- a CDS encoding bacterial regulatory helix-turn-helix, lysR family protein — translation MLNPVWLRSFATVVTSHSCSAAGRELGLTQSTISEHIRRLESNVGRRLLTRDTHTVALTPDGEAMLVHARVILEAMAHAESQFRSPRLRGRVRLGCSDDIALGPLPGILAAFRTAHPDVELQLTIAMTGKLYELLDAGAIDLLVGKRRPGDTRGTRLFSSQMLWIARSGTEVDLDQPLPLVLAAEPSVSRSVVLDTLAMAGASWRIVCTSSSLAGSSAAARVAWD, via the coding sequence ATGCTCAATCCCGTCTGGTTGCGCTCCTTCGCCACCGTCGTCACATCGCACAGTTGCTCGGCTGCCGGCCGTGAGCTGGGACTGACGCAATCCACCATCAGCGAACACATCCGGCGTCTGGAAAGCAACGTCGGCCGCCGGCTGTTGACGCGCGACACGCACACCGTGGCGCTGACTCCCGACGGCGAGGCCATGCTGGTGCACGCCCGCGTGATTCTCGAAGCGATGGCGCATGCAGAGTCGCAGTTTCGTTCCCCGCGTCTGCGGGGCCGGGTCCGCCTGGGTTGCTCCGATGACATTGCGTTGGGCCCATTGCCCGGGATTCTCGCGGCCTTTCGCACCGCTCATCCGGACGTGGAACTTCAGCTCACGATCGCCATGACCGGCAAACTCTATGAGTTGCTCGACGCCGGTGCCATCGACTTGCTGGTAGGTAAACGGCGGCCAGGCGACACACGAGGCACTCGGCTCTTTAGCAGTCAAATGTTGTGGATCGCGCGCAGCGGTACCGAAGTGGATCTGGATCAACCGTTGCCGCTGGTGCTGGCTGCCGAGCCCAGTGTGTCGCGCTCGGTTGTGCTCGACACCCTGGCCATGGCGGGCGCGAGCTGGCGCATCGTGTGCACCAGCAGCTCGTTGGCGGGCAGCAGCGCGGCGGCGCGGGTGGCCTGGGATTGA
- a CDS encoding transcriptional regulator, LysR family, with protein MTVRPQFMSGRGLAQPVNAAKLPALPDAEFVTLGAAHLSRPAETLLQILRDSELRGTWTTV; from the coding sequence TTGACGGTCAGGCCGCAATTCATGAGCGGGCGGGGTCTGGCCCAGCCTGTCAATGCGGCCAAGCTGCCTGCCTTGCCGGATGCGGAGTTCGTCACCCTGGGCGCGGCGCATCTGAGCCGTCCGGCCGAGACCTTGCTGCAGATTCTGCGCGACAGCGAGTTGCGTGGGACGTGGACGACTGTTTAA
- a CDS encoding major Facilitator Superfamily protein encodes MLSLAMGLRQSLGIFLPPLTQDLGISVSDFTIAISVQNLVWGVLQPFAGAMVVRWGFRPLMVAGALLYILGMVLLTTAHGMLGVLLGAGFAVGAALAATGSAVAMAASVRPVPPAMRSLVLGIVSAAGSLGALVAAPLGQSVAQTWDWRMGGVSFVVLAVFMLPAAWYAGKVDSLPRLPAPVDGEQNARQALSMAMKNLPFVVMATAYFVCGMQLVFLTTHLPAYLALCGLDPMLSAKALATIGGFNAMGSLFFGWAGGRWNKQILLGLIYILRSLSFIWYFHTLPTPESTLVFAAVIGFLWLGVVPLVSGWIAQTFGLRWQAMLAGVAFCGHQLGSFTGAIGGGLAYDLLHSYTLAWQVGAGMGIAAGIVQVMVAYLARPRPPWAPVAT; translated from the coding sequence ATGCTCAGTCTGGCGATGGGGTTGAGGCAAAGCCTAGGTATTTTTCTGCCACCGCTGACGCAGGACCTGGGTATATCCGTCAGCGATTTCACCATTGCCATTTCCGTACAGAACCTGGTGTGGGGCGTTCTTCAGCCTTTTGCCGGCGCAATGGTCGTGCGCTGGGGGTTCCGACCCCTGATGGTAGCTGGCGCGTTGCTCTACATCCTGGGCATGGTGCTGCTTACCACCGCGCACGGCATGCTGGGCGTTTTGCTCGGCGCGGGGTTTGCGGTCGGCGCGGCACTGGCCGCGACCGGCAGTGCGGTCGCCATGGCCGCTTCCGTCCGCCCTGTACCGCCTGCCATGCGCAGCCTCGTGCTGGGGATTGTTTCTGCCGCGGGTTCGCTGGGTGCGTTGGTGGCCGCGCCCCTGGGCCAGTCCGTCGCCCAGACCTGGGACTGGCGCATGGGCGGCGTGTCGTTCGTCGTGCTGGCCGTTTTCATGCTGCCTGCTGCTTGGTATGCCGGCAAGGTAGATAGTCTTCCTCGGTTGCCTGCTCCTGTCGACGGTGAGCAGAATGCCCGCCAGGCGCTGTCCATGGCAATGAAGAATCTGCCTTTCGTCGTGATGGCTACCGCCTACTTTGTTTGCGGTATGCAATTGGTGTTTTTGACCACTCACCTGCCGGCCTACCTCGCTCTTTGCGGACTCGACCCGATGCTTTCGGCCAAGGCGCTGGCCACGATCGGCGGGTTCAACGCCATGGGTAGCCTTTTCTTCGGTTGGGCCGGTGGGCGTTGGAACAAGCAAATCCTGCTGGGCTTGATCTATATCCTGCGATCCCTGAGCTTCATTTGGTATTTCCACACGCTGCCTACCCCGGAAAGCACACTGGTTTTCGCAGCGGTGATCGGCTTTCTTTGGCTGGGCGTGGTGCCCTTGGTCAGCGGCTGGATCGCGCAGACGTTTGGCCTGCGTTGGCAGGCCATGCTTGCCGGGGTGGCATTCTGCGGCCATCAGTTGGGCAGTTTTACCGGCGCCATTGGCGGCGGGCTGGCGTATGACCTGCTTCACAGCTACACCCTGGCCTGGCAGGTGGGCGCGGGGATGGGCATCGCCGCGGGTATTGTGCAGGTTATGGTGGCCTACCTGGCCAGACCTCGCCCGCCGTGGGCCCCGGTGGCGACTTAA
- a CDS encoding carbon-nitrogen hydrolase family protein, whose translation MERARAGGAQALVLPEGVLARDITDPDIVKRSAQPLDGPFLTALLPYTQGLTVFFCVHVPAPDGKVWNTQVALRDGRVIAQYRKLHLYDAFNMQESINVLPGADIPALVDVAGLKIGMITCYDLRFPELPRRLVLDGADVLVAPSAWVKGPLKEMHWEVLSQARALENTCYVVAVGECGPRNIGASMTVDPLGVIIARAAETDALVFADIDPTRLAQARQALPVLQNRRFGRPELA comes from the coding sequence ATGGAGCGCGCCCGCGCAGGCGGCGCGCAGGCGCTGGTATTGCCTGAAGGCGTACTGGCTCGCGACATCACCGATCCGGACATCGTCAAACGCTCGGCCCAGCCCCTGGACGGCCCTTTTCTCACCGCCCTGCTGCCCTATACCCAGGGATTGACGGTATTTTTCTGCGTGCACGTCCCCGCCCCGGACGGCAAAGTCTGGAACACCCAGGTGGCGTTGCGCGACGGCCGGGTCATTGCCCAGTACCGCAAGCTGCACCTGTATGACGCCTTCAATATGCAGGAATCCATCAACGTCTTGCCGGGCGCCGACATCCCTGCCCTGGTCGACGTCGCCGGCCTGAAGATCGGCATGATCACCTGTTATGACTTGCGCTTTCCGGAGCTGCCACGCCGCCTGGTTCTCGATGGGGCCGATGTCCTCGTCGCCCCATCGGCCTGGGTCAAGGGACCACTCAAAGAAATGCATTGGGAGGTGCTCTCGCAAGCCCGCGCGCTGGAGAATACCTGCTACGTGGTCGCCGTCGGGGAATGCGGGCCGCGCAACATTGGAGCCAGCATGACGGTCGATCCGCTGGGGGTCATCATTGCACGTGCGGCCGAGACCGATGCGCTGGTATTTGCCGACATCGATCCGACCCGCTTGGCGCAGGCCCGACAAGCCCTGCCTGTTTTACAAAATCGCCGTTTCGGGCGCCCGGAACTGGCCTGA
- a CDS encoding slyX family protein, which translates to MEHEHELAARVTELEIKLGFAEDLLEQLNLLVFEQQKQIEAMAAQIGQLRNQQTDGANGPWRSLLDERPPHY; encoded by the coding sequence ATGGAACACGAACACGAACTTGCGGCGCGCGTCACGGAGCTGGAGATCAAGCTGGGCTTTGCCGAAGATCTGCTCGAACAGCTCAACCTGCTGGTCTTTGAGCAGCAAAAGCAAATCGAAGCGATGGCCGCCCAGATCGGGCAATTGCGCAATCAGCAGACCGACGGCGCCAACGGCCCGTGGCGCAGCCTGCTGGACGAACGTCCCCCGCACTATTGA
- a CDS encoding acetyltransferase family protein has protein sequence MFQIEGARFPQDRDALIAIIREYISSTRVSLEYQHYDEERDGLSGKYARPRGLMLLARKAGAVVGCGGFREIDATTCEMKRVYVRPEARGQQLDRQLMERILDEARAAGYRRICLDVLPEFLAAQYLYESLGFHETPPVTQNLVPGSRSLGRDL, from the coding sequence ATGTTTCAGATCGAAGGCGCCCGTTTTCCCCAGGACCGCGATGCCCTGATTGCCATCATCCGCGAATACATCAGCAGCACGCGTGTCAGTCTGGAGTATCAGCACTACGACGAAGAACGTGACGGCCTGTCGGGCAAGTACGCCCGGCCGCGCGGCTTGATGTTGCTGGCAAGGAAAGCGGGAGCGGTGGTCGGCTGTGGCGGCTTTCGCGAGATCGACGCGACGACTTGCGAAATGAAGCGCGTCTACGTCAGGCCCGAAGCGCGCGGGCAGCAGTTGGATCGGCAATTAATGGAACGTATTTTGGACGAGGCACGTGCGGCAGGCTACCGGCGCATCTGTCTGGACGTGTTGCCGGAGTTTCTGGCGGCACAGTATCTCTATGAGTCGCTAGGCTTTCACGAGACGCCGCCCGTGACGCAGAACCTGGTGCCCGGGTCACGCTCTCTGGGCCGCGATCTCTAG
- a CDS encoding PPIC-type PPIASE domain protein, with product MAQASARHILVSTEAKAQELKTAIENGADFADVARENSSCPSARQGGELGTFGPGEMVREFDEVVFSAPVNQVQGPVKTQFGYHLVEVTSRRD from the coding sequence ATGGCACAAGCCTCTGCCCGTCATATCCTCGTCTCGACCGAAGCCAAAGCTCAGGAACTGAAAACCGCCATCGAAAACGGCGCAGACTTCGCGGACGTGGCCCGCGAAAACTCGAGCTGCCCGTCGGCTCGCCAAGGCGGCGAACTGGGCACGTTCGGGCCCGGTGAAATGGTGCGCGAATTCGACGAGGTAGTCTTCAGCGCCCCGGTCAACCAGGTCCAGGGCCCGGTCAAGACGCAATTCGGCTATCACCTGGTGGAAGTCACCAGCCGCCGCGACTGA
- a CDS encoding phage integrase family protein, translated as MLREGSSPNTRAAYIAAIRYWSGWHTLRMQGPFVLPLPVATVLQFIADHLQHSEQTTLVHDLPEAIDQQLVASGVKRAPGPLKLSTVRHRLAVLSEAHETQGLPNPCRDRAVRALMKRSRAAYARRGDLPQGKDALTREPLEKLLATCDDSLIGLRDRAMLLFAWASGGRRRSEVVAATMENTRRTPEGYLYTLAHSKTNQEGRARPDIYKPVAGRAAAALSAWLEKANITEGALFRRVRRGGIVGEALSAEAIRRMVQARVRLAGLDGDFAAHSLRAGFITEAGRQGLPLAEVMAMSGHASVATVMHYHRAGAAASSKAAHMLDDD; from the coding sequence TTGCTGCGCGAAGGCAGCTCGCCCAATACGCGCGCCGCGTATATCGCGGCGATCCGCTATTGGTCCGGGTGGCATACCTTGCGCATGCAGGGCCCTTTTGTCCTGCCTTTGCCGGTCGCTACCGTGCTGCAATTCATCGCGGATCACCTGCAACACAGCGAGCAGACCACGCTGGTGCATGACCTGCCCGAGGCCATTGACCAACAGTTGGTGGCCAGTGGCGTCAAGCGTGCGCCAGGCCCGCTGAAGCTCTCGACGGTTCGCCACCGTCTGGCGGTGCTGTCTGAAGCGCACGAAACTCAAGGGCTGCCCAACCCTTGCCGCGACCGGGCCGTACGTGCGTTGATGAAGCGTAGCCGTGCAGCCTATGCACGCCGTGGCGACCTGCCCCAAGGCAAGGATGCCCTCACGCGTGAGCCGCTCGAGAAATTGCTCGCGACGTGCGATGACAGCCTTATCGGCCTGCGAGACCGCGCAATGCTGTTATTCGCCTGGGCCAGCGGCGGACGGCGCCGCTCGGAAGTCGTGGCCGCCACGATGGAGAACACGCGCCGCACACCTGAGGGCTATCTCTATACGCTGGCGCACTCGAAAACCAATCAGGAAGGCCGAGCACGCCCCGATATCTATAAGCCAGTTGCCGGCCGGGCCGCCGCGGCACTGAGCGCATGGCTGGAGAAAGCCAATATCACCGAAGGCGCGCTGTTTCGGCGCGTTCGGCGTGGAGGCATCGTCGGGGAGGCCCTGAGCGCCGAGGCCATACGCCGGATGGTCCAGGCCCGCGTGCGCCTGGCCGGGCTGGATGGCGATTTCGCCGCGCACAGCCTGCGCGCCGGGTTCATTACCGAAGCCGGCCGACAGGGCCTGCCACTGGCAGAGGTCATGGCGATGAGCGGGCATGCAAGCGTGGCCACGGTGATGCACTACCACCGTGCCGGAGCCGCCGCCTCCTCCAAGGCGGCCCACATGCTCGATGACGACTGA
- a CDS encoding plasmid replication region family protein → MGIGIQQQDVWAAADALLRAGEQPTIERVRLHLGRGSPNTVGPHLKTWLRDLGGRLDKGEPPDAIVAAAQQLWQMALSQAHADANAQAAEQHAALRAEQAAIETQREALEADAQRLLQREADLEAALVAAQALGQAAQARAQALQQRLDSAEAELQALRQALEGAHQQLQQAERQGRDSLAAAHKLHQETLEQAEARHASHERRWLLDIDAQRQAVRRLQEEREASARTLAAREQSHTQALQAMEQQARAEGERLAAALAAASEALAGQAHWQAVAEAGERALALREAALSQRQSDLEAHAAQLLAQLAIKDEQIAGLLAAARSKARGPRKT, encoded by the coding sequence ATGGGGATCGGTATTCAGCAGCAGGACGTTTGGGCCGCCGCAGACGCGTTGCTGCGCGCGGGCGAGCAGCCCACGATAGAAAGGGTGCGCTTGCATCTGGGCAGGGGCTCGCCCAATACGGTCGGCCCCCACCTGAAAACCTGGCTGCGCGATCTGGGCGGGCGGCTCGACAAAGGCGAGCCGCCCGACGCCATCGTCGCTGCCGCCCAGCAGCTGTGGCAGATGGCTCTCTCGCAGGCGCATGCCGATGCCAACGCGCAGGCAGCCGAGCAGCACGCTGCGCTGCGCGCCGAACAGGCCGCCATCGAGACGCAGCGCGAAGCCCTCGAGGCGGATGCTCAGCGGCTGCTTCAACGTGAGGCCGATCTGGAGGCTGCGCTGGTCGCCGCGCAGGCCTTGGGCCAGGCAGCCCAGGCCAGGGCGCAGGCCCTGCAGCAACGCCTCGACAGCGCAGAGGCCGAGTTACAGGCCCTGCGGCAGGCCCTCGAGGGTGCACACCAACAGCTTCAGCAGGCCGAACGGCAAGGACGGGACAGTCTGGCTGCGGCCCACAAATTGCATCAGGAAACCCTGGAGCAGGCCGAGGCGCGCCACGCCAGCCACGAGCGGCGGTGGCTGCTCGACATAGACGCACAACGCCAGGCAGTGCGCCGCCTACAGGAAGAGCGTGAGGCAAGTGCCCGAACATTAGCTGCCCGCGAGCAGTCCCATACGCAGGCGCTGCAGGCGATGGAACAGCAAGCGCGGGCCGAGGGCGAGCGGCTGGCCGCAGCGCTTGCTGCGGCCAGTGAGGCGCTTGCCGGCCAGGCGCATTGGCAGGCGGTTGCCGAGGCCGGTGAGCGTGCACTGGCGTTGCGCGAAGCGGCGCTGTCTCAGCGGCAGTCAGACCTCGAAGCGCACGCGGCCCAGTTGCTTGCACAACTGGCGATCAAGGACGAACAGATCGCCGGGTTGTTGGCGGCGGCGCGCAGCAAGGCCAGGGGGCCGCGCAAGACGTGA
- a CDS encoding tonB family C-terminal domain protein, with protein MRQQMRLNFSSEIPPVVRTLGWNQPVYPLKARRMMQEGRVVLRIAMQPSGEHEIEIEESSGWPVLDQSALEAMRGLAFDDGQPLLRPTRFLLPVRFRIAPPAASQD; from the coding sequence GTGCGCCAGCAGATGCGCCTGAATTTCAGCAGTGAGATCCCGCCCGTCGTGCGTACGCTGGGTTGGAACCAGCCCGTCTATCCGCTCAAGGCCCGACGGATGATGCAAGAGGGCAGGGTTGTCCTGCGTATCGCGATGCAGCCCTCAGGCGAGCATGAGATCGAAATCGAGGAATCCTCCGGCTGGCCTGTGTTGGATCAGTCGGCACTGGAGGCGATGCGTGGCCTGGCCTTCGACGACGGCCAGCCCTTGTTGCGGCCCACGCGTTTTTTGTTGCCCGTGCGCTTCCGTATCGCGCCGCCGGCCGCATCGCAGGATTGA
- a CDS encoding D-isomer specific 2-hydroxyacid dehydrogenase, NAD binding domain protein, with amino-acid sequence MHAVFIDANPTLAAVAQRLHRQGDPDLTINGQPDIRPEQIPAVLDGAGIAIIDHTHLPTDVARNCKGLKHVVFLGTGARSYMNPEELAGLGIEVHIIKGYGDTAVAECAFALMWAAARDFGKMDRGMRAGQWLRTDAVQLTGKTLGLLGFGGIAAEMARLAQGAGMKVLAWNRSAKTHPGVKFMQPDELLAQSDVLSVHLLLNDATRGWLSAERIARMRDGAILINTARGALVDEAAMIAALKNGKLRHAGLDVFDIEPMPADHPLYSLDNVTLSAHSAFRTPEASDNLIEAALQHCRRVAAG; translated from the coding sequence ATGCACGCTGTATTCATCGATGCCAATCCGACCCTGGCCGCTGTGGCGCAACGCCTTCATCGCCAGGGTGATCCGGACCTGACGATCAACGGTCAGCCGGATATCCGTCCCGAGCAGATTCCTGCCGTGCTCGATGGCGCGGGGATTGCGATCATCGATCACACGCACCTGCCCACCGACGTGGCGCGCAACTGCAAAGGGCTCAAGCATGTGGTGTTTCTTGGCACGGGTGCACGTTCCTACATGAATCCCGAAGAGCTGGCCGGTCTGGGTATCGAGGTTCATATCATCAAGGGATACGGCGATACGGCGGTGGCCGAATGCGCCTTTGCCTTGATGTGGGCTGCGGCCCGCGATTTCGGCAAGATGGACCGCGGCATGCGCGCGGGTCAATGGTTGCGTACCGATGCCGTGCAATTGACGGGCAAGACCTTGGGGCTGCTGGGATTTGGCGGCATTGCGGCCGAGATGGCACGGCTGGCCCAAGGGGCCGGCATGAAGGTGTTGGCCTGGAACCGTAGCGCCAAGACCCATCCGGGGGTGAAATTCATGCAGCCTGATGAGTTGCTGGCGCAAAGCGATGTCCTGTCCGTGCATCTGCTGCTCAATGATGCAACCCGTGGCTGGCTGTCGGCCGAGCGCATCGCCCGCATGCGCGATGGTGCCATTCTTATCAACACCGCGCGCGGCGCGCTGGTCGACGAGGCTGCGATGATCGCCGCCCTGAAAAACGGCAAGCTGCGCCATGCCGGGCTCGACGTTTTCGATATCGAGCCCATGCCGGCTGACCATCCGCTCTACAGTCTCGATAACGTCACTCTTTCAGCGCATTCGGCGTTTCGCACTCCCGAGGCCAGCGACAACCTGATCGAAGCGGCGTTGCAGCATTGCCGCCGGGTTGCCGCAGGCTGA
- a CDS encoding diguanylate cyclase domain protein has product MAQAAYSPALILLSIALAVLASYTALSIAARIVVEREGVSSAWLWVGACITGFGLWGMHFVGMLAFGLPLPWGYGRLATLIALLIAIAFAALALWLMTQPGLARWERALGAVIVGTGIAGMHYTGMEAVRISSSFSWPLVLLCFAAAVFAAGLGIWRGTRQRARPERASLRVWEAVAMGLGLSAMYYSGMASAVQGTDAGTPSLAVSAEGLAATILGLSVVLSLAAIKLSASYAKTTAKSAQLASSLQEARHRLSYLNSHDSVTGAVNRRMFDKRLAAAIAASRAEGGLLALLVIDVDSFRAVNEAYGYPVGDEVLMQTAQRLSQAAGPHDSFARLGGDEFVAVAVLPHTSYAGHVADNYLAALRQPFTVAGQDIRISASVGIAVYPHDGVDPHALMAKAEAAKSYAKNLGRDRHAFFEPSMNAGSDRHLRVFEQLRLAVERGELRLFYQPKVKAQTAERVGVEALLRWHNGELGDVSPAEFVPLAEQTGLILSLQTWVLDEACRQLAAWDRLGADIPTVAINIAALQFQQNDFVDSIAAALKRHGLPAKRLVLEITETTAMKQAAQSVKIMRRLYAMGVGLSIDDFGTGYSSLSYLKRFPARELKIDREFVMELTQDSEDVSIVAAIVAAIVALAHALRLSVVAEGVETEAQRRLLIDLGCDVLQGYLTGRPAAAWTFDPEAAAMLAPQPAG; this is encoded by the coding sequence ATGGCCCAGGCTGCTTATAGCCCCGCACTCATTCTGCTGTCCATTGCGCTGGCCGTGCTGGCTTCCTATACCGCACTGTCGATCGCGGCGCGCATCGTCGTCGAACGGGAAGGCGTCAGTTCCGCGTGGCTGTGGGTCGGCGCCTGCATTACGGGTTTCGGGCTCTGGGGCATGCATTTCGTGGGCATGCTGGCGTTTGGTCTGCCATTGCCGTGGGGCTACGGACGCTTGGCCACGCTTATCGCCTTGCTCATTGCCATCGCCTTCGCAGCGCTCGCGCTGTGGTTGATGACGCAGCCCGGGCTGGCGCGTTGGGAGCGAGCGTTGGGCGCCGTCATCGTTGGCACCGGCATCGCCGGCATGCACTACACCGGAATGGAAGCGGTGCGGATTTCATCGAGCTTCTCATGGCCGCTGGTGCTGCTGTGTTTTGCGGCAGCAGTTTTCGCCGCTGGGCTGGGCATCTGGCGAGGCACGCGCCAACGCGCGCGGCCCGAACGGGCATCGCTACGTGTCTGGGAGGCGGTGGCCATGGGTCTGGGGTTGTCGGCCATGTACTATAGCGGCATGGCTTCGGCGGTGCAGGGCACCGATGCGGGGACGCCTTCGCTGGCGGTCAGCGCCGAAGGCCTGGCGGCGACCATCCTGGGCCTGTCCGTCGTTTTGTCGTTGGCGGCGATCAAACTATCGGCCAGCTACGCGAAGACCACCGCCAAAAGCGCGCAATTGGCAAGCTCGTTACAGGAAGCCCGACACCGCCTGTCTTACTTGAATTCTCACGATAGCGTGACCGGCGCGGTCAATCGCCGGATGTTCGACAAACGGCTTGCTGCAGCCATCGCCGCCAGCCGCGCCGAAGGAGGATTGCTCGCGCTGCTGGTCATTGACGTCGATAGCTTTCGTGCCGTCAACGAGGCCTACGGGTATCCGGTGGGCGACGAAGTCCTCATGCAGACGGCTCAGCGTCTGTCTCAGGCGGCTGGGCCGCACGACAGCTTTGCCCGCTTGGGCGGCGATGAGTTCGTCGCCGTTGCGGTCTTGCCGCACACAAGCTACGCCGGCCATGTGGCTGACAACTATCTCGCGGCATTGCGGCAACCTTTCACCGTGGCCGGACAGGACATCAGGATATCGGCCAGTGTCGGCATCGCGGTCTATCCCCATGACGGCGTGGATCCGCATGCGTTGATGGCCAAGGCCGAAGCCGCCAAGTCCTACGCCAAGAACCTCGGGCGTGATCGCCATGCTTTTTTCGAACCCTCGATGAATGCCGGCAGCGACAGGCATTTGCGCGTATTCGAACAACTGCGCCTGGCTGTCGAGCGAGGCGAGTTGCGGTTGTTCTATCAACCCAAGGTCAAGGCGCAGACTGCAGAGCGGGTAGGGGTCGAAGCGCTGCTGCGCTGGCACAACGGCGAGCTGGGTGATGTGTCGCCTGCGGAGTTTGTCCCGTTGGCCGAGCAGACCGGCCTGATCCTGTCCTTGCAGACGTGGGTGCTGGACGAGGCCTGCCGGCAATTGGCCGCTTGGGATCGACTCGGCGCCGACATCCCGACGGTCGCCATCAATATCGCCGCGCTGCAGTTCCAGCAGAACGACTTCGTCGACAGCATCGCCGCGGCCCTCAAGCGTCATGGCTTGCCCGCCAAGCGTCTGGTGCTCGAGATCACCGAGACCACGGCCATGAAGCAGGCCGCGCAAAGCGTGAAAATCATGCGCCGGCTCTACGCCATGGGCGTGGGGCTGTCGATCGATGACTTTGGCACGGGGTACTCCAGCCTGTCTTATCTCAAGCGGTTTCCGGCACGAGAGTTGAAGATAGACCGCGAGTTCGTCATGGAACTGACGCAGGACAGCGAGGATGTGTCCATCGTGGCCGCCATCGTGGCCGCCATCGTGGCCCTGGCGCATGCGCTCAGACTGTCGGTGGTGGCCGAAGGTGTCGAGACCGAAGCGCAACGCCGCTTACTGATTGATCTGGGTTGCGACGTCTTGCAGGGTTATCTGACCGGACGGCCCGCGGCGGCCTGGACCTTCGATCCCGAGGCAGCGGCGATGTTGGCGCCTCAGCCGGCGGGATAG